One uncultured Carboxylicivirga sp. genomic window, GGTCAGTATTGGGGATGGTCAGATGGCCGCCCAGAAAGATCAACCAATGTTAAAAGAGGAGCCAATGAAGAATTGGATTTCATAAAACGTAAAGAATTATCTGCATCTATTTATGCTTCATTGTGGAATAGATTGGTAGAGATAAATACTTCTGTTTTTACCAATACATTGGATGGAGGGATTATTATTCCTTCAACTATATTTCCAAGTTATTTATCAACCTATTTTCCTGAATCTACTTTCCGTCCTTACTACAATTATAATGTGGATGAAAGAAATGGATTCGATTTTAGTGTCAATTTCAACAAACTTGTTGGTGAGTTTGATTTAACGCTTGGATTAAATGGTGTTTACTATACAACAAATGCAGCAAAACGGGATGAAGCAAATGAATGGGATTATCAAAATCGTCAGGGACAACCTTTAGATGGTATTTGGGGATTAAAAAGTGATGGTTTCTTCAATAGTCAGGATGAAATCAATAATTCTCCTGAGCAAAGATTTTCGGGTACAATAAAGCCTGGTGATATCAAGTATATTGATCAGAATGGTGACAATATAATTGATGAACAGGATAATGTATATCTGGGAAAAGGAGGATGGTCAGGCGCACCATTTACTGCTGGTATTAATGTAGTAGTAAAATGGAAGAATTTAACCTTTTTTGCTTTAGGTACCGGTAATTTTGGAGCCTATGCGATGAAAAATAGTTCTTATTTTTGGGTATCAGGTAATGGAAAATACTCCGAAGTAGTACGCGAAAGATGGACAGAGGCTACCAAAAATAACGCTACTTATCCAAGATTAACTACGGAATCGGGTGATAATAATTTCCGTAATTCTGACTTTTGGTTATATAAAACAGATCGTTTCAACCTGGCTAAAGTTCAGATTAGTTATGACATACCTAAAAATGTTTTGCAAAACTTTGTTTTCCATGATATTTCAATGTATGTAAGTGGATCAAATTTGTTGACCATTTCAAAAGAACGTGAAATTATGGAGATGAGTGTTGGAAGTGCTCCTCAAACGCGTTTCTATAACTTTGGTATCAAAGCCGTTTTCTAAAGGTCAGTAAATCAAAAAGAAAAGTTATGAAAAAGATATTTAGATTTTTGGTTCTTCTACTTGTAATTACATCGTGTGACGATATGTTTGAACCTGCATTGGAAAACATTCGTGATTTGGATGTAATGTATAAAGAACCCGTTTATGCGCAAGGTATTCTTGCAAATGCATACATACTGCTTCCTTATTCATCCAATCCAACCAGTGAGGTTGCTACGGACAATGCAGTTACCAATGAAATTTTAAACAATTTTCTGTCGATGGCTACCGGCTCGTGGAGTTCGGATAATAATCCTACCTCACAATGGGAAAGTAGACAAAATGCTATTCAATACATTAATCTCTTTTTAGCTAATACTGATGAAGTATTATATAGTATGAATGAAGCTATCAATACAATGTTTAATGACAGACTAAAAGGAGAAAGCTATGCCTTGAGAGCCATACATATGTATTATCTTTTAATGGCTCATGGAGGTTGGTCTGAAGATGGACGTCTGTTGGGTGTAACTATTCGTACAGAACCTGAAACAGTAGAATCTGATTTTAATCAGCCTCGTAATACTTTTCAGGAATGTCTTGATCAAATATTTGATGATATTGACCTGGCATTAGAACTTTTGCCATTGGATTATGGAGATATTAGTGATTCGCAGATTCCTGAGAAATATAAGGCTTTGGGTGTTACCAATGCAGGAGATTACAACAGAGCTAATGGAGATCATATTAAAGGTCGAATTAGCGGTCGTATTATTGAAGCAGTAAAAGCTCAAGTGGCACTCTTGGCAGCCAGTCCTGCTTATACTGCAGGTAATGATGTGAATTACGAAGAAGCTGCACAATTTGCAGCTCAGGTTCTAAATCGCGTTAACGGAATAGCGGGGATGGATATGAATGGTGGAACCTGGTATGCAAATACCTCGGAGATTGATAATTTAGGAGCAGGAGTTGTACCGGCAGAGGTTATATGGCGTAGCCCAATAGAAAGCAATAATAACCTTGAGAAGGATAATTTCCCGCCTTCTGTTTATGGTTATGGTCGAATCAATCCTACACAAAATTTAGTGGATGCCTTTCCAATGAGTAACGGTTATCCTATTACACATACTAGTTATGATCCAGAGTTTCCATATCAAAACAGAGATCCTCGATTGGAGAAGTATGTTGTAGTTAATGAGAGTGTTCAGGGACCAAATAATTCAGTTATTGTTACTGGTACTTATAGTGATAATAACGATGGTATCAATAAAGATAACGGTTGGTCAACAAGAACCGGATATTATCTAAGAAAACTGTTAAGATCAGATTGTAATCCGGATCCAACATATAATACCGGACAAAAACACTATACTGCGCGAATCAGGTATACTGAATTATTCCTGATTTATGCAGAGGCAGCCAATGAGGCATGGGGACCAACCGGAAATGGCGGAAATACTTATTCAGCTTATGATGTAATTAAAGCTATCCGTCAAAGAGCCGGTATTGATGAAGAAGATCTTTATCTGGAGTCAATTAAAGGTAATAAAGACCTGATGAGAGAATTGATTAGAAATGAGAGACGTCTGGAATTGTGTTTTGAAAATCACCGTTTTTGGGATTTAAGAAGATGGAAAGTATCTGACTTAAATGAAACCGCACTCGGAATGCAAATAGGAGATGTTGATGGAACCAAGGTTTATACTCCTGTTGAGGTAGAAATAAGAAACTATAAACCACACATGTATTATGGACCTATTCCATACAGAGAATTACAAAAGTGGAGTGCATTGGTTCAAAATGCTGGTTGGTAATTTAATTGAAAAAGTGATAAGCTATGAATAAGATGAAAAAATATAAAGGAATTTGGAGGCTGAGTATTATATTCTTTAGTTTCTGGATTACATCTTGTGAGAATAAAGAAGTCATATTTCCTGACTTTGAGTATACTACTGTGTATTTTGCTAATCAATATCCTGTTAGGACTATTGTTTTAGGTGAAGACTTCTATGATAACACTTTGGATAATGAACATAAGTGCAAAATTTATGCAACCATGGGAGGTGTTTATCAAAATGATAAGAACATAGAAATTGATGTAAAAGTAAGCAATGAACTATGTGAGAATTTA contains:
- a CDS encoding RagB/SusD family nutrient uptake outer membrane protein, coding for MKKIFRFLVLLLVITSCDDMFEPALENIRDLDVMYKEPVYAQGILANAYILLPYSSNPTSEVATDNAVTNEILNNFLSMATGSWSSDNNPTSQWESRQNAIQYINLFLANTDEVLYSMNEAINTMFNDRLKGESYALRAIHMYYLLMAHGGWSEDGRLLGVTIRTEPETVESDFNQPRNTFQECLDQIFDDIDLALELLPLDYGDISDSQIPEKYKALGVTNAGDYNRANGDHIKGRISGRIIEAVKAQVALLAASPAYTAGNDVNYEEAAQFAAQVLNRVNGIAGMDMNGGTWYANTSEIDNLGAGVVPAEVIWRSPIESNNNLEKDNFPPSVYGYGRINPTQNLVDAFPMSNGYPITHTSYDPEFPYQNRDPRLEKYVVVNESVQGPNNSVIVTGTYSDNNDGINKDNGWSTRTGYYLRKLLRSDCNPDPTYNTGQKHYTARIRYTELFLIYAEAANEAWGPTGNGGNTYSAYDVIKAIRQRAGIDEEDLYLESIKGNKDLMRELIRNERRLELCFENHRFWDLRRWKVSDLNETALGMQIGDVDGTKVYTPVEVEIRNYKPHMYYGPIPYRELQKWSALVQNAGW